The Paenibacillus sp. FSL R7-0345 DNA segment GCTCCGCAGCCGAGTGCACTGCCCGAACCTTCGCCGACCACGGCTCCTCCTGTGCAGCAGCTGTCCGGATTAACCGGGCTGCCTGTGCAGGAGGGGAGTCTGCCGCGGCCGCTGGCGGTCATGATCAACAACGCGCCTGCCGCCCGGCCGCAGTCCGGGATCAGCGAAGCGGATGTGCTGTATGAGGTGCTGGCGGAGGGCGGGATTACGCGGCTGATCGGAATATTCCAAAGCCACACCGGCATTGTCAAAATCGGTCCGGTCCGCAGCATCCGACCGTATCTGATCGATCTTGGCGAAAGCTACGGCGCAGTGACGGTGCATGCCGGAGGCAGTCCCGCGGCGTATGCCATTCTCCAGCGGCAGAAGAAAGCCGATATGGACGAGATCGGAAATGGCGGCGCCTATTTCTGGCGGGACAAGGAGCGTAAAGCGCCGCACAATCTGTACAGTAATTCGGCCAAACTGCAGGAAGGGGCTGAGAAGCTGGGCTACTCGGGTACTATAGAGGTGCCCTCCTATATGTTCACCGATCCGGACTACCTGCCGACGGAGGGAGCGGCGGCCGCAGAGCTGAAGATCAACTATCTGCTGCAGAGCTATACAGTTGGTTATCAATATAATAGTGAGCGCCGGACCTTCGTCCGCTCAGTTAACGGCAAGCCCCATCTTGACCTGAACAATAATAATCCGGTAGAAGCGGCTAATGTGATGGTAATTGGGGCAGACCATAAGGTGTTGGATGATGTCGGACGGCTGCAGATTGATGTCGAGCTGGGCGGGGAGGCGCTGCTGTTCCAGCGAGGTACAGTCCTTACAGGCAAATGGGCGCGCAAGCCGGGAGATATCATCCGTTTTGTGAAAAACGACGGAACCGAAGCGCTGATGTATCCGGGAATCACCCATGTTCTGATCGTGCCGAACAGCCCGTCTTTTTCCAGCCATGTGGAATATGCTGCCGCACCAAGTCCAAGCTGATACGAACGAAAAATGTCGATTCAGAGAATTGTTTTCTAAGTTGCTGGAAATTGTTAAAATAGCGTAAAAAAATTCGACTTTTTTCTTCTATCCCCAGTACGGATATGATAAGATAACAAGGGTTGTCATTCATTTTCATGCTGCTTACATTTTGAATGGCTTTCCAGACTCTCACGGCAATATTATGTAAAGGGGTTTAAAGGAATGAAGTTGAAAAAGAAGGATATTTTCTTTGAGACACTGGAAAATATGGCGGATACAATCGTTCAGTCAGCTGACTACTTCGCTCAGAATATCGGCAATCTCCGGGAAAATATCGACACTTTTGCTGCAGTGATGAAGAAATACGAATCCCAGTGCGATACTTACACGCACACTGTCATCAAGGAGCTGAACAAGACGTTCATCACTCCGCTTGAGCGTGACGACATCATGGATTTGATCACCAGCATGGACGATGTAATGGATGGCCTGGAGGCTTCTGCTTCACGTTTCTATATGTACAACCTGCTGGATGCTGATGAATATATCACGCAATTTGCCGAAATTCTCCGCCAGTCTGCCTATGAGATTCAAAAAGCGGTTCACCTGCTGTCCCAGAAAAAACTTCTTGCGATCCGTGAATATACGATCCGCCTGAATGATCTGGAGAACCAGGGCGATGAAGTGCTGCGTATTTGTACCAAACATCTTTTTGAAACGGTCAAGGACCCTATCGAGCTGATCAAGCGCAAAGAGCTCTATGAGCGGTTGGAGACGACTACGGATAAATGCGAAGACGTAGCCAACATGCTGGAATCGATCATCATGCGCAACTCATAAGGGGTTCTAAGATATGGAAACATCATTATTCATGCTGGGTTTTGTAATTTTTCTTGCACTGGCCTTTGATTTTATCAACGGCTTCCATGATACAGCGAACGCAATCGCAACTTCCGTCTCGACCCGTGCGCTTAAACCGCGTACCGCTATCATCCTTGCAGCACTCATGAACTTTGTCGGGGCGCTGATGTTTACTGGGGTAGCGAAAAAAATCGGCGGCAGTATTACCGATCCGACCCTGCTGGATAACGGGATCAATATAGTAGCTGCGACCCTGATTGCGGCTATTATCTGGAACCTGATTACCTGGTGGCTTGGGATTCCTTCTTCCTCTTCACATGCCCTGATCGGTGCTTTGGCCGGTGCGGTGTATGTTGGAGCAGGCTCTGACCACATTAAGTGGGAAGGCTTCATTGAGATTGTAGAGGGGCTTATTTTCTCCCCGCTGATCGCATTTGTGATTGGTTATATTGTAATGACGATTCTTAAATGGGTATTTGCCAAGCGCAGTCCGCATACCGTCAACAAAGGCTTCCGCTCGATGCAGGTGATTACAGCTGCACTGCAATCCTTTACACACGGTACCAATGATGCCCAGAAGGCGATGGGGATTATTACCTTTGCACTGGTCACCTCGGGACGTCTGGAGACAATGGAAGTTCCGCTGTGGGTTAAAATTGCCGCTGCAACGTCCATGGCCCTCGGGACCTCAATCGGCGGCTGGAAGATCATCAAGACAATGGGTACGAAGATTTTCAAAATTGAGCCGATTAACGGCTTTGCTGCAGATATGTCGGCCGCATCCGTCATTTTCACTGCTACACTGCTGCATCTGCCGGTCAGCTCCACGCATGCCATTACCTCAGCGATTCTCGGGGTAGGTTCGGCCAAGCGTTTCTCTGCCGTCAAATGGGGAGTAGCCGGACGGATTATCGTAACCTGGTTCATCACCATTCCGATCAGCGCAGTGCTGGCTGGAGTAATCTGCAAGCTTTTCTTCTAGAATAGAACGGTATCGAAGATGTCATGGAGGCCAATGCCGGCTGCTGACATCTTTTTTTGTTGTGCAGATTTGCGTACATATGGGATTAGGCCGCAGACACCGGAAGGTGTCTTTTTTGAAATATAAGAATTTATATGTTCTACGCAATCAATACTCCTTATATTTCTCGCAGAAACGGTTGCCGCCTTCTTTGAAGGACGGCAAAGCCGTTTCTACTTGCTTTACAAGAGAAAAGGTCACAAAAATTCACATAAAATTGATGAAAAATATTAATTGGGGCTAAAAGAAAATGAAATATCTCACTTTTAGAAAAGAAAATGACATGAAATTTTACAGTCAATCGTAGGATTTTGTAGGATCGGGTAGTCTGGGCAGTAAGGTGTGTTCTAAGTGTTACCATAGCTGACAAAGAGCGGCTTGCATCAACTGATTACAATAGAAGCTTGCAAAGGAGGACTGTCGTTGATTGATTTTCATCAGGTAGAGAAGCATTACGGGCATTTTCATGTGCTGAAAAATATTGACCTGCATGTCAGGGAAGGGGAAGTGGTTGTAGTAGTTGGCCCTTCCGGGTCCGGTAAAAGCACGATGCTGCGCTGCATCAACCGGCTGGAGACGATAACCAGCGGCGGACTGACTGTTGACGGAATAACGGTAAATGAACGAAAGACAGACATCAACAAGCTGCGCAAGGAGATTGGAATGGTGTTCCAGCATTTCAATCTGTACCCGCACAAAAAGGTGATCGACAACATTACGCTGGCGCCGGTCAAGGTGCTGGGGCTGCCTAAGGCAGAGGCGGAAAAGACCGCGATGTATTATCTGGAGAAGGTCGGTATCGCTGATAAAGCAAACTCGTATCCGTCCCAGCTGTCCGGCGGCCAGCAGCAGCGCGTTGCAATAGCCCGGGGCCTGGCGATGAAGCCGAAGATCATGCTGTTCGACGAGCCGACCTCAGCGCTTGACCCGGAGATGGTCGGTGAAGTGCTTGATGTTATGCGTAACCTGGCCCGTGAAGGAATGACGATGGTGGTTGTGACACATGAGATGGGCTTTGCCAAAGAGGTGGCTGACCGGGTCATTTTTATGGATCAGGGGCAGATTGTGGAGGAAGCGGCACCGGCGGAATTCTTTGCCAATCCGAGGGAAGAGCGGACACGGACGTTTCTCAGCAGGGTGTTAAGTCATTAATCCAATATACAGATTACGGGGAGGAAGAGAAATGATCAAGATTAAGAGTATCAAATGGGTGAGTCTGCTGCTGGTTGCTGCATTATTCGTAATTGCCGGCTGCGGCAATAACAACAACGCCGGAAACACAGCTGCTGGGGGCGGCAATGCTGCCGGAGAAACTACGGATTCCGCTGCCATCGCCAAAATCAAGGAGCGCGGCAAGCTGCTGGTCGGCGTGAAATACGATACCCGGCTGTTTGGTCTGAAGGACCCTGCTTCCGGCGACGTAGAGGGTTTTGATATTGACATCTCCAAGGCAATTGCCAAGCATCTCCTGGGTGATGAAAATGCAATCGAGCTGAAGGAAGTAACCTCCAAGACACGCATTCCAATGCTGAATAACGGTGAAATTGATATGGTTGTTGCTACCATGACTATCACTGAAGAACGAAAGAAGGAAGTCGATTTCTCCGATGTATACTTCCAGGCCGGCCAGTCTCTGCTCGTGAAGAAGGGCAGCCCGATAACCGGACTTGAAAGTGTAACGAAGGATACGAAGATCCTTGGCTCCAAAGGGGCTACTTCAATCAAGAACATCAAAGAAAAGGTACCAGGCGTAACTGTACTGGAATTCGATAACTATCAGGATGCCTTCGCCGCCCTGAAAGCAGGCCAAGGTGATGCCCTGACAACGGACGATGCGATCCTGTACGGGATGGCTGCCCAGGATGAAGGCTACGAGGTTGTAGGCGAGCCGTTCACCGATGAACCATACGGCATTGCTGTACAAAAAGGCAACACCGATGTTGTTCAGGCCATTAATGATACACTGGCTGAACTAAAGGCAAACGGAGAATACGATGCCATTTATACCAAATGGATCGGTAAAGCGCCGGCGAAATAAGTCTGACAGCGTTCTTGCCCTATATGAATCAGTGAAACGGTACCCGGCCTGCATAAGGACGGCTCTGCCGTTTCTTCTTGTAAAAGGGGGAACGGGAGGGAAACGAACAGTTAAGCGCTAGTCATTATTTTGCAGTCAAGGGTAGGTGAGCGTGATGGATTTTTCAATATTAACGGATTATTTCAGCCTGTATCTGGAGGGCTTCTGGGGCACTGTGCTGTCCAGCGTACTTGCGCTAATCGGCAGCTTTGTGCTCGGTGCCATTATCGCCGTCTTCCGTATCACCACGGTCAGAGGGCTGCGCTGGTTCGGAACAGGCTATGTAGAATTTGTTCGCAATATTCCGCTGCTGCTCGTAGTGTACATTTTTTATTATGGTCCCTCGGCACTCGGCTTTACGCTCGACGGCTTCACGGCCGGGACGATTGGTCTCGCTGTATATACCTCGGCCTTCATTGCCGAAGCCATCCGTGCCGGAATTATGGCTGTCCCTAAAGGGCAAATGGAGGCGGCACGTTCGTCCGGTCTGAGCTACATCCAGACGATGACGGATGTGATTCTGCCGCAGGCGATCAAGCTGGTTATTCCGCCGCTCGGCAACCAGTTCATTAACCTGATTAAGAACTCGTCCGTGCTGACGATCGTTGCCGGGTTCGACCTGATGTATTTTGCCGACAGCATTTCTACGGAGACGTACCGTACGTTCGATACCTACATTTTTGTAGCGGTATTCTATCTGGTGCTGACTGTGCCGCTGAGCTATGGTGTACGGGTATGGGAGCGCAGATTACAGCGTAAGTATTAGAACGAAAGTGCCTGAGGAGGGATAGTATGGATTTTGCCGGTGCATTTTCGGCCGCTAATTTAGGTTTTTTGCTGGACGGCTTGTATATCACATTAATTGTGGCTTTTGTGTCGATTATTCTAAGCTTTGTTATTGGTGTTGTGGTAGGTGTGATCCGCTACGCGGAGGTTCCGGTGCTCTCGCCAGTGATGTTCTTTCTGGTTGAGCTGATCCGTAACCTGCCGCTGCTGCTGATTATTTTCTTCGTGCGTTTTGCGCTGCCGGAGGTCGGGATCAAAATGGGGCTCATCTCTGCCGCGATTGCTGCCCTGACGGTGTTCGAAGCAGCGATGATTGCCGAGATTGTGCGCGGGGGCCTGGCTGCTGTGGATAAAGGGCAGATTGAAGCCGCGCGATCCTCCGGTCTTAGCAGCTTTCAGACCCTGTGGCATATCGTGCTTCCGCAGGGACTGCGGCATATGGTGCCGCCGCTGGTCAGCCAGTTTATCTCGCTGCTCAAGGATACGTCGCTGGCAACGATTGTCGCACTGCCGGAGCTGATGCATAATGCGAAGATCGTCATGGGCCAGAAGGAGAGCTATACGATCCCTATTCTGATGATGGTCGCCCTGATGTACTTTGCAGTAAATTATCTGCTCTCGCTGATTTCCAAACGACTGGAGCATAAAACAGCATAATTTTCCGTAAAAAAACGTATCCGTCATATAAAAGAAATCAAGGTTATGGTAGTATAGTTGACAACATCATAAGCAGGAGCCGTGTTTATGGGACAAATTATACTCAAAAACAAAGTATTACAGATATTCATGGCAGCTTTTAGTACAGCGATAGCCGGAGAATTCAAAATCAATCCGTTTGACGGCGATGTTTTCCGGATTGCAATGGGCAGCAGCGCGTTTCTGCTGTTTTTGCTTTTAATGAGGCGTCTGCCGTATATCGTTACAGGGGTTGTCACCGGAGTTGTAGTGCTGCTGTTCCGTACGGGGATGGATGCGGTAGGAAGCAGCGGTGCTTCTCTGGCCGAGAGTCTGTCGAGCCATTTCTCGGCAATGATCTACTATATAGTCTTCGCCCTGCTGATGAGTCTGATCAAAAGCCGGATCGATTACTTCCACCCGCTCGTGCTGGGCGGCGTTACAGCGGTGATTGACCTTTTGTCGAACGAGATGGAGCTGCTTACCCGGCTGATTGTGCTGGACTCGGCCTCCTTCCGGCTGAATGAATGGACGTTTCTGATGGCGATCGCCGTGATCCGCACGTATTTTACGACCGGTGTGTACAGCAGTATCTCCGTCAGCCAGCTGCGGATTACGCAGCGCGAGCAGAACCGGCGGATGGAGCAGATGCTGAGCTTCAGCTCTGGGCTGTATGGTGAAGTCTTTTATCTGGAAAAATCAATCGGTACCCTGGAGCGTGTTACGTTAAACAGCTACGATCTGTACCGCAGCCTCAAAGCAGAGGAAGCATTGCAGCCTTACAGCCGCCAGGTGCTCGACATTACCCAGGAGATCCATGAAGTGAAGAAGGATTCACAGCGCATTCTGGCGGGTCTGGTGAAGCTGGGCGACCGTGAGGTGACCGGTGATCTGCCGCTGTCCGTCATCATGAAATTTACAATGAAGAGCAATGCAAAGTACGCAGAAATGCTTAATAAACAGGTTCAGCTCACGCTGAATATGACCTCCGACTATACCACCGCCAGCTATACTCCCCTGTTGACTTTGCTTGGCAATCTTACAGCTAATGCGGTTGAAGTAATACAAGATAAAGGCAGCATCACCCTGGATGTGCATGAGGATGGGGAATTTACCATCTTTACTGTGGCTGACAGCGGCGGCGGGATTAAGGAACGTGACCGCGGGCTGCTGTTCGAGCCGGGCTTTACGACCAAGTTCGATCAGGAGGGCGTGGCTGCTACGGGAATCGGGCTGTCGCATGTGCAGGATATTGTTAATCTGTTTGCCGGGCATATCACTGTTGAGCCGGTCTCGGCATTAGGCGGGGCCAGATTTCAGATTAAAATACCGACAAAAGGGCTGCGGAAGGAGGAGTAGGGGATGCCATTATCTTTTTGTATTGTGGAT contains these protein-coding regions:
- a CDS encoding DUF3048 domain-containing protein, with product MTLNLNSSRLLAGLMVASLLLTACGGGSTAPEASPTAVATAAPQPSALPEPSPTTAPPVQQLSGLTGLPVQEGSLPRPLAVMINNAPAARPQSGISEADVLYEVLAEGGITRLIGIFQSHTGIVKIGPVRSIRPYLIDLGESYGAVTVHAGGSPAAYAILQRQKKADMDEIGNGGAYFWRDKERKAPHNLYSNSAKLQEGAEKLGYSGTIEVPSYMFTDPDYLPTEGAAAAELKINYLLQSYTVGYQYNSERRTFVRSVNGKPHLDLNNNNPVEAANVMVIGADHKVLDDVGRLQIDVELGGEALLFQRGTVLTGKWARKPGDIIRFVKNDGTEALMYPGITHVLIVPNSPSFSSHVEYAAAPSPS
- a CDS encoding DUF47 family protein gives rise to the protein MKLKKKDIFFETLENMADTIVQSADYFAQNIGNLRENIDTFAAVMKKYESQCDTYTHTVIKELNKTFITPLERDDIMDLITSMDDVMDGLEASASRFYMYNLLDADEYITQFAEILRQSAYEIQKAVHLLSQKKLLAIREYTIRLNDLENQGDEVLRICTKHLFETVKDPIELIKRKELYERLETTTDKCEDVANMLESIIMRNS
- a CDS encoding inorganic phosphate transporter → METSLFMLGFVIFLALAFDFINGFHDTANAIATSVSTRALKPRTAIILAALMNFVGALMFTGVAKKIGGSITDPTLLDNGINIVAATLIAAIIWNLITWWLGIPSSSSHALIGALAGAVYVGAGSDHIKWEGFIEIVEGLIFSPLIAFVIGYIVMTILKWVFAKRSPHTVNKGFRSMQVITAALQSFTHGTNDAQKAMGIITFALVTSGRLETMEVPLWVKIAAATSMALGTSIGGWKIIKTMGTKIFKIEPINGFAADMSAASVIFTATLLHLPVSSTHAITSAILGVGSAKRFSAVKWGVAGRIIVTWFITIPISAVLAGVICKLFF
- a CDS encoding amino acid ABC transporter ATP-binding protein — encoded protein: MIDFHQVEKHYGHFHVLKNIDLHVREGEVVVVVGPSGSGKSTMLRCINRLETITSGGLTVDGITVNERKTDINKLRKEIGMVFQHFNLYPHKKVIDNITLAPVKVLGLPKAEAEKTAMYYLEKVGIADKANSYPSQLSGGQQQRVAIARGLAMKPKIMLFDEPTSALDPEMVGEVLDVMRNLAREGMTMVVVTHEMGFAKEVADRVIFMDQGQIVEEAAPAEFFANPREERTRTFLSRVLSH
- a CDS encoding glutamate ABC transporter substrate-binding protein, whose amino-acid sequence is MIKIKSIKWVSLLLVAALFVIAGCGNNNNAGNTAAGGGNAAGETTDSAAIAKIKERGKLLVGVKYDTRLFGLKDPASGDVEGFDIDISKAIAKHLLGDENAIELKEVTSKTRIPMLNNGEIDMVVATMTITEERKKEVDFSDVYFQAGQSLLVKKGSPITGLESVTKDTKILGSKGATSIKNIKEKVPGVTVLEFDNYQDAFAALKAGQGDALTTDDAILYGMAAQDEGYEVVGEPFTDEPYGIAVQKGNTDVVQAINDTLAELKANGEYDAIYTKWIGKAPAK
- a CDS encoding amino acid ABC transporter permease, which codes for MMDFSILTDYFSLYLEGFWGTVLSSVLALIGSFVLGAIIAVFRITTVRGLRWFGTGYVEFVRNIPLLLVVYIFYYGPSALGFTLDGFTAGTIGLAVYTSAFIAEAIRAGIMAVPKGQMEAARSSGLSYIQTMTDVILPQAIKLVIPPLGNQFINLIKNSSVLTIVAGFDLMYFADSISTETYRTFDTYIFVAVFYLVLTVPLSYGVRVWERRLQRKY
- a CDS encoding amino acid ABC transporter permease, coding for MDFAGAFSAANLGFLLDGLYITLIVAFVSIILSFVIGVVVGVIRYAEVPVLSPVMFFLVELIRNLPLLLIIFFVRFALPEVGIKMGLISAAIAALTVFEAAMIAEIVRGGLAAVDKGQIEAARSSGLSSFQTLWHIVLPQGLRHMVPPLVSQFISLLKDTSLATIVALPELMHNAKIVMGQKESYTIPILMMVALMYFAVNYLLSLISKRLEHKTA
- a CDS encoding sensor histidine kinase; this encodes MAAFSTAIAGEFKINPFDGDVFRIAMGSSAFLLFLLLMRRLPYIVTGVVTGVVVLLFRTGMDAVGSSGASLAESLSSHFSAMIYYIVFALLMSLIKSRIDYFHPLVLGGVTAVIDLLSNEMELLTRLIVLDSASFRLNEWTFLMAIAVIRTYFTTGVYSSISVSQLRITQREQNRRMEQMLSFSSGLYGEVFYLEKSIGTLERVTLNSYDLYRSLKAEEALQPYSRQVLDITQEIHEVKKDSQRILAGLVKLGDREVTGDLPLSVIMKFTMKSNAKYAEMLNKQVQLTLNMTSDYTTASYTPLLTLLGNLTANAVEVIQDKGSITLDVHEDGEFTIFTVADSGGGIKERDRGLLFEPGFTTKFDQEGVAATGIGLSHVQDIVNLFAGHITVEPVSALGGARFQIKIPTKGLRKEE